A stretch of Henckelia pumila isolate YLH828 chromosome 4, ASM3356847v2, whole genome shotgun sequence DNA encodes these proteins:
- the LOC140865202 gene encoding uncharacterized protein, giving the protein MAASAAARAICISRAADVSLKTNLPPLSRHLLIRPFLRDSAPRRATMCCLISGVDGGGVSDEFISTRKLSFGREFSVIANMLKRIEPLDTSMISRGVSDSAKDSMKQTISTMLGLLPSDQFSITVRVSKQPLDRLIVSSIVTGYTLWNTEYRTSLMRIFDRSPDSLKRSDFTADYSGSEVRWEECEGEECEMVVDSELEGCGEEFEKRNLQNVGKLSSEALTYIQKLESELSVVKKELYARKQQNLQLERTKRSDNDLLDYLRSLESDTVTELSRPSSTEVEEIIHQLAQNTMRVFFKEEASSDHLVDSAATSSIQNYQKSADSKFCDTICTSRDYLAKLLFWCMLLGHHLRGLENRLHLSCVVGLL; this is encoded by the exons ATGGCAGCCTCAGCAGCGGCGAGGGCTATCTGTATCTCACGCGCCGCCGACGTATCGCTTAAAACAAACTTACCTCCGCTCTCCCGCCACCTCCTTATCCGCCCCTTTCTCCGTGACTCGGCTCCCAGACGCGCGACCATGTGTTGTCTGATTTCCGGCGTCGACGGGGGAGGAGTCTCGGATGAGTTCATTTCCACCAGAAAATTAAGCTTCGGGCGTGAGTTCTCCGTTATTGCTAATATGTTGAAGAGAATTGAGCCTCTCGACACTTCGATGATATCTAGAGGGGTTTCGGATTCTGCTAAGGATTCTATGAAGCAGACGATTTCTACCATGCTCGGGCTTTTACCTTCCGATCAGTTTTCCATCACCGTCCGGGTTTCCAAGCAACCACTTGATCGCCTCATAGTCTCATCAATTGTCACGGG CTATACACTGTGGAACACAGAGTATAGGACATCGTTGATGAGGATTTTTGACAGATCCCCGGATAGTTTGAAAAGATCGGATTTTACAGCTGATTACAGCGGATCGGAGGTCAGGTGGGAGGAGTGTGAAGGTGAGGAATGTGAAATGGTTGTTGATAGTGAACTTGAAGGGTGTGGGGAAGAATTTGAGaagagaaatcttcaaaatgtTGGGAAGTTATCTTCAGAAGCATTGACTTATATCCAGAAATTAGAATCAGAGTTATCAGTTGTAAAGAAG GAGCTTTATGCACGGAAACAACAAAATCTGCAGCTGGAGCGTACAAAAAGGAGTGACAATGATCTGCTCGATTATTTAAGGTCATTGGAATCAGATACG GTAACAGAATTATCTAGACCCTCATCAACTGAGGTGGAGGAAATCATCCACCAACTTGCTCAAAATACAATGCGTGTATTTTTCAAAGAGGAGGCTTCTTCAGATCACCTGGTGGACTCAGCAGCAACCAGCAGTATACAAAACTATCAGAAGTCAGCGGATTCTAAATTTTGTGATACCATCTGCACCTCAAGGGATTACCTAGCCAAGCTGCTTTTCTG GTGCATGTTACTAGGCCATCATTTGAGAGGCTTGGAGAACAGGTTACATTTAAGCTGTGTTGTTGGTTTGCTGTAA
- the LOC140866872 gene encoding uncharacterized protein: protein MASSAALKRWLRPEVYPLFAAVGVAVGICGMQLIRNITTNPEVRVTKENRAAGVLDNFAEGEKYAEHALRKFVRNRTPEIMPSINNFFTDPKY from the exons ATGGCTTCTTCCGCAGCCCTCAAGCGATGGCTTAGGCCCGAG GTGTACCCTTTGTTTGCTGCGGTTGGAGTTGCCGTCGGGATTTGCGGAATGCAATTGATCCGTAACATCACCACAAACCCTGAAGTCAG GGTGACGAAAGAGAACCGGGCTGCTGGTGTGTTGGATAACTTTGCTGAAGGGGAGAAGTATGCTGAGCATGCTCTCAGGAAGTTCGTTCGCAACAGGACTCCGGAAATCATGCCATCCATTAACAATTTCTTCACAGATCCCAAGTATTGA